Proteins encoded together in one Macadamia integrifolia cultivar HAES 741 chromosome 8, SCU_Mint_v3, whole genome shotgun sequence window:
- the LOC122087090 gene encoding protein CANDIDATE G-PROTEIN COUPLED RECEPTOR 7-like — protein sequence MDKNSLSLQLLFLSLLLTFASAEIKNLKITSDSRGMILFEKFGFTHTGHVMVSVTDVSYPSAPQLDLSRFGFFLLSEEALIQVLLEAEPNPNFCILDSRYITLLFTFKYLSLSDRSYNHSYSVSAPNEYSLYFANCAPDSQVTMTVRTEIYNTDNGVKDFLPAGQTQLPVLYFLFSLAYFAFLGFWAFICYTNRLSLHRIHLLMGTLLLMKALNLICAAEDKHYVKVTGTPHGWDVLFYIFQFLRVVLLFTVIVLIGTGWSFLKPFLQDREKKVLMIVIPLQVLANLASVVIGETGPFIKDWVTWNQVFLLVDIVCCCAIIFPIVWSIRSLRETSKTDGKAARNLAKLTLFRQFYIVVIGYLYFTRIVVFALRTIAAYKYQWVSNAAEEAASLAFYLVIFYMFRPIEKNEYFVLDEEEEEAAEAALRDDEFEL from the coding sequence ATGGACAAAAATTCCCTTAGTCTGcaacttctcttcctttctctcctcctcacCTTCGCCTCCGCAGAGATAAAAAACCTGAAGATCACGTCCGATTCCCGCGGCATGATACTCTTCGAGAAATTCGGCTTCACCCATACTGGACATGTCATGGTCTCCGTCACCGATGTCTCATACCCATCGGCCCCCCAACTAGACCTCTCCCGATTCGGCTTCTTCCTCCTATCCGAAGAAGCTCTTATTCAGGTTCTCCTGGAAGCCGAACCGAACCCTAATTTCTGCATCCTTGATAGCCGCTACATCACCCTCCTCTTCACCTTCAAGTACCTCTCCTTGTCTGACCGGAGCTACAACCACTCGTACTCCGTCTCTGCCCCCAATGAATATAGTCTTTACTTCGCCAACTGCGCCCCAGATAGCCAGGTCACCATGACCGTACGCACCGAGATCTACAACACCGACAACGGCGTCAAGGACTTCCTGCCCGCTGGCCAGACCCAGCTGCCTGTGCTTTATTTCCTCTTCTCACTCGCGTATTTTGctttcctagggttttgggcctTCATCTGCTACACTAACAGGCTCTCACTTCACCGTATCCACCTCCTTATGGGTACTCTCCTCCTCATGAAAGCCTTGAATCTGATCTGCGCCGCCGAGGATAAGCACTACGTTAAGGTCACTGGGACACCTCACGGTTGGGACGTTCTCTTCTATATATTTCAGTTTCTCAGGGTTGTCTTGCTCTTCACTGTGATCGTCCTGATTGGGACGGGCTGGTCTTTCCTTAAGCCATTCTTGCAggacagagagaagaaggttTTGATGATCGTGATCCCTCTCCAGGTTCTCGCCAACTTGGCTTCTGTCGTGATTGGGGAGACTGGGCCCTTCATCAAGGATTGGGTCACTTGGAATCAAGTGTTTTTGTTGGTCGATATCGTGTGCTGTTGTGCCATTATCTTCCCGATCGTGTGGTCCATCAGGTCCCTGAGAGAGACCTCCAAGACTGATGGGAAGGCTGCCCGGAATTTGGCCAAGTTGACCCTTTTCCGGCAGTTCTACATTGTTGTGATTGGTTACTTGTACTTCACCAGGATTGTCGTCTTTGCGCTCAGGACCATTGCTGCTTACAAGTATCAGTGGGTAAGCAATGCCGCAGAGGAGGCTGCGAGTCTTGCTTTCTATTTGGTGATATTTTATATGTTTCGGCCGATTGAGAAGAACGAGTACTTTGTCCTtgatgaggaggaagaagaggctgCGGAGGCAGCTCTTCGGGATGATGAGTTCGAGCTTTAA